The window GTTTATTATATCAACACATTCTCCATTTCTGTTATCCATGAAAGAAGCAAAAATTTATAATCTTGATGAAAACCCTGTTAAGGTGCGACGCTGGACTGAATTAGAAAACGTCCGTACATACTATGAATTTTTCGAAAAACATAAAAACATGTTTTGAGATTGTAAGGATTATAGCAATAAATGAGTTCCCACATCATTGAATATTGATTTTGGTAGGTTTTACTGCAAATCGGGCGCGATTATTGATTAGATTACCATAGGTGATGGGACAGTCTTAAATGTAATCATATATATTGTTTGGTGATGCTTAGTAAGGTAAATGAAGATCGTGAAAGAATGGACTTAAGCAAACGAACAGGATAGTTGGGAGGTACGGCTAATATAAATAAAATTAAAACAATAGTAATTTGTACGTCTATCGTGCTTATCATTTTGCTTAGTATTACTTTTTTTGAATATTTATTTTTAAGATTACTCGGGTTTCAATATAATTCAATGGGTGCTTTAGTATTTTTCTTTGTTATGTATGTATTCCTTGAAATACCTCTCTCATTCATTACAAATGCGATACCAAAATCTTTGAAATCTGTCGGTATCATTCAATCAAGTAAGGGATGGTTATCATTTTTTTTGAATACGGGTCTTACTTTTGCGTTGATTCAATTACTCGATACCTTCATGGTTAATATTACGATTACTTGGCAAGGTTCACTCATATTTGCATTGATTTCTGGACTTATCGGTTTGAAATTAAAAGAGAAAGATGAAGAACCCCCGATAATTGATAGCGAAGAATTTAAGGATATAGGAAATAGATTTAATTTTAAGAAATAAGCTATCTAAGGCCAGGCTTGTGAAAAGTTACACTTAAGGAACGGGAGCTTTCGTTAAACAAGTAGGTGCTTATAAAGGTAGCTTTTTCTAAATGAACTAACGAGGGGGAGATATTATGTTTATTGTTAATGTAGAAGGTGCAATTTACAAAAATGAAAAATGGTTGTTAATCAGACGGAGTGAAAAAGAAGAACACGCTGGAGGTCTACTGTCTCTTGTAGGAGGAAAAGTAGAAGAAGAAGGAACCTCATCAGACATTTTAGAAAGGACACTAAAAAGAGAAATCACTGAAGAAGTAGGTATAGAGGTTTCAAATCTTCGGTATGTTAATAGCTCATCATTCGTTACTGATTCAGGCATAAATGTGGTTGACATTGTTTTTCTTTGCGACCATGAATCAGGCGAAGCATTTGCTAAGAGTCCTGATGAAGTTGACGACGTTATTTGGATGACTACCCAGCAAATTCTAAGTAATTCTAATTTACCTATTTATTTAAAGGAAAATATTAAACTTGCTGAAAAACTGATAAACAATAATAAAGTAGCTATTTCGTAGTAAGCTTGTTCAACTAACCTCCCGTTAATTGAACAAGTTAAATGAAATTAAATATGCTAATAGATACTTATTATAAGGGAGTGCGGAATGAATAAAAATTTTACTGTTTTATTGATACTAGCTTTATCTATGTTTTTCACCGAAACAATTTATGCTAATGAACTTACAACACCATCTGGAATTTCATTATCCGATGTAGAACTTTTCGTAGACGATTATGTAAATGAATATATTGGTGAAACAACTGCGGGTGCGAGCATTGTTATTTTGAAAGATAATAAAGTTGTTTTATCAAAAGGATATGGTTATGGGGATATTGAAAACCAAATTAAAATAAATCCGAATACTGCTGTTTTTGAATGGGGTTCAGTTAGTAAATTGTTTGTATGGGTGTCGGTCATGCAATTAGTCGAACAAGGAAAAATCGATTTAGATGAAGATATAAACAGCTATTTACCACAAGGATTTTTAACAAAATTAACATATGATGACCCGATCACTATGTTGGATTTGATGAATCACACTGCAGGATTTGAGGAAAATATTTTTGACACGGGATATGCTACCGAATCCCCTGTGAAATCTTTAGAAGAAGGATTGAAAATTGCTGAGCCAAACCAAGTATATCGTCCAGGTAAAGTCGTTGCTTATTCTAATTATTCAACTTCTCTAGCTGCATATATAGTTCAATTAATTACAGAACAAGACTTTAATGAATATGTTGATGAACATATATTTCAAAAGTTAGGTATTCTAGATTCAACTGCATATTTGTCTTTAGGGAGAAATGAGCAGATAACAAAAAACAAAGTAAATGGATATGAGCTTATTGAAAAAGGAAGTTTCAAACTATCGACACCCTACTATATGTCCATGTATCCTAGCGGTGGAATAAATGGAACAGCTCAAGATTTAGCTAAGTTTGCAATGGCACTTATGCCACAATCCGATAATGAAAACGTTTTGTTTGAGGATGAAAATACGCTAGTTACAATGCTTTCGCAAAGTTATGCTATTAATAAAAATGTCCCTGGTATCGCACATGGTTTTTGGGAGTATGATGGAAAGTTTAAAGGATTAACACATGGTGGAAATACAGTTTCCTTTTCAAGTAATTTTCATATCGTCCCTGAAGAAAACTTTGCAGTAATAATAGTAACGAATCAAGCTTCAGAGTATGATATTTCCTATGGACTGACGAAGGAATTGGTTGGAGAAAAAGAGATAGATGAAGGGAAATTGGCGGACTTACCAAACTCACAAATAACAGAAGGAAAGTATCTAACTACTCGCAGAATGAAAAATGGATTCTTAAATTTGTATTACTATTTACAACCGCTTACAGTGAAATCACCAAATGCGAATGAAATTGAAGTAAGTTTGGCAGGTATGAAAGCTAATTACGTCCAAACATCTCCAAATGTTTATAAAATGACAAATGGTAGTACTATGTTTATTCCTACAAATGTTCTTTACTTTTCTATAAAGGATGGTGAAGTTAAACAAATTTCTACATCGATTTCAGATTACCTCCCTTTCGATAAAAGTATATCTTGGTTATCAATAAGTGCAATATTATTCATTTATTGCTTAGTATACTTTAGTGCTGCCCCATTCGTTTTAATTGTAATCAGTATTTTGAATTGGAGAAGAAAAAAGCCTTCTATAAAAATAAAGAAATGGGTTTACCTATTAAATATTGTTGGTACAGCATTTATCGTAAATATTATTTTATTAGCAATTAGGATGTTGAGTAATAGTGATCGAGGATATTTTGAAGTATTCCCACATATAGTTGCTAATTATGTTTTAACTATTGTAAGTCTGGTTTTTATTATTTTTATTCTAGTTAATTGGAAAAAGGCAACTTTAACGAAATTCCAGAGGGCTATTTATTTTCTATCGATTGTTACTATTGTTATATTAATCTTTTTACTTATAACATGGCAGTTTTATTCTTAAGTAATGCCCAGAATTAATTATAGCGTCACTTTTTTTAACTGCGTGAAGAATTTCACTTAAACTAACGGGTACTTTAAGTTAAACAAGTAGCCGCTTGTAAAGATAGCTTTTTCTAAATGAACTAACGAGGGGGGCATTTAGAAATGAATTTTGATTAATTCAAACCAGGCGATTTACTTAATATTGGAACTTCTATTAGTGTCAAACGTAATAAGGCAAAGGGACAATTTAGTTAAAAACAAAAGGGGTGAGGTATATGAGTGACCGATTTGAACTAAGTTTAAAAAACAAGGTAGTTAGAATGTGGTTGATTATTATGGTGCCAACTTTGATAGCAGAAATATTAATAATGCAATTTACTGGAATTCGAGTATTCACCTTAATACCTTGGGTAATCTTTTTTATTTGGCTTTATTTTTATAAGAGGAAACAGAAGAAAGAGCATTCCATTACCTAGTGGTTTTATTCTAAAAGGATTGGTTAGTTCCTGTTCCTTTTAAAAACTGAAGTGTACATTTTCGAATTATAAAAATACAATATGAGATTATTTTTCATTTGTTACTGATTCAGGCGAAGCATTTGCTAAGAGTCCTGAAGAAGTTGACGACGTTATTTAGATGACTACCCAGAAAATTCCAAGTAATTCTAATTCACCTATTTATTTGAAGAGAAATATTAAACGTGCTGAAAAACTGGTAAACAATAATCCAGTAGTTATTTCGTAGTAAGTATATTTCGAGGGTCTCAATTGTTCAAATAACATAGGCTTGAGTAAAAGATTTTGGGGCTTCTTAGGTAGCTCTTTTTTTCTTGTTGAAGTAACGGCACAGTTTAGTTCAATAAGAATAAGTGTAATTGTACACTCAAGGGGAGTCGAATAGATTGAAGTCAGTTTTTTTGTTTCTTTTTGTTTTAATTGGTTCGTGGTGGATACTGTCGGCAATTACGAGGGAGTATGAAATAGTAAATATATTAAATTTGCTAATTTTCTATCTTGCGGTCAAAATAGCTATCCGTCAGAGTAAAGAAATGAATTAGTCCTTTATATCATGAGTAACAGACTAGTATTGAATTATTGGTGAAGTTTCGGCAATGTGTAATGGGGTTGCCAGCGGTAACTCTTTTACTTATTGAACTAACGGTGCAGGTTAGTTCAATACGTTCATTGCGAAATTGTATTGTAATTTAGAAGAAGGAGGTGAGGGATTTGAGATATCGCAAAAGAATATCTTTTGCCATAATAGTTCCACTCTTGCTCATTATTACCTTGGAGACAGTGAATTTGATATTGTATAATAACGTCATGAGTATGTCTTTACCAGTCGCTGTTATAATTAGCACTGTCATTGGAATAAGGAATGCAAAAAAAATGAGTTTATATATTTACATTGCATCAATAGTTCTGATTAGTATCGCCGTGTATCTTGTTTTACCTGGGTTTACGGTTGCTGAGTCAGAAAAAAACATTCAAAAGGAATTATCTGAAGTTGTTACGCTGGAGTTGTTAAAAAATACCCCAATTTATACGGAAGAATTTGATGTTTTCACACCAAAATGGTTTTATACATATCGAGTAACAGAATCAAACGATATTGAATATATACTTATATTTAACCCAAAAACTGGAGAGTTTTTAAAAAGAAGTTAGCATAATTACTCGACTTGTTCTTTAAGCTAACGGGTGCTTTAGTTGAAGAGCTGGCTCTCTTTACAGGGCAGCTTATTCTTATTGCGTAATGGAGTTAACTACTTCCGTGGATCGGTGTTATGTCAGTCTCGTATGCATGGCGTATACAAATTCGTTCAGTGATCGAATCCCTTCTTCAACTAACGAGGCAGGTTTGTTTAACAAGGGGATTGGGTTTTTGTGGTACGGAGGTATTTAAAGGGGCTGATTTAATTAATGAATAATGATTTTATATCAAAGGTTAAAAAAATTTTAGCATTTTTATTAATTGCAAGTATTTTTGTATGTGTTTCATATCTTCTTGTGTACGAAGTTTCATTTTTACCAAATGGATATGATATTGAAGCTGTACAAAAAGATAATGTATCACTAAAATCATTCAATTTCTTAGGGGTTGAAAAAGATAAAATAACTCTTTCCTTTTCTGGAAATGACACTTGGATAATTGATGAAATTAAAAATGCAGTAAAGAAACAAAAGGGAGAATTATTTCTGTTGTTTTCTGCGGTTACTGTATCAATATTTTTGTTAGGTTATAAGGTTCGTAACGGTTTGAAATTATGGAAAGCAATCTTAGAAAGTAATATTACTTTTGCTGTTTTGTTTCCACTACTTCTTGTTATGAACTCATTGAATAGGATATTTGACTTAATCTCCTATTACTCAACTAACGGTTCCTTTACTTGAAGATTATTAAGCTGGTAGTACGGCTCTTTTTCTTATTAAACTAAAGCGGCAGGTTAGTTGAACAGGGTATGACTGTAACTGAACAGGATAAACTAAACCTAAATATAATTTAGGATGATGAAAATGGATAAAAGTAAACCTCTTCTATTGGTTTTATTTAGTATACTAATTTGTGGGTTTTATTATGGAACAGTAAATGCAAAAACGAACGATCCTCCTCCTTTCTTTGAGGAAGAAATTATTAAAGGCAAACAACTTACTCCTTTAGAAAGCCAGTTAATGTCTTTTATGACTGGTTTGATGGTCACCGAACCAAAACAAGCTGTTGAATTGTGGCTATTTGGCGTAAATGGTCGAAGTGGTGCTGTTCAATATGCGATGTTGTCCCCTTCGCTTCGAAAACAATCAAGGAGTAAATTTGAGCAAACTCACTGGATAACAGGTCAGTCAAGCCCTTCGGTTAGTAATTTTCGTTTTACCAAAGTAGAAAAGCTTAGCGAATCCAAAATGCGGTTTACCGTTAAATACGATTTATGGGCATCATATGGAGATTTTGATAGTGGGCAGAAGATTATAATCGTGGAAAAAAATTTAGAACCATTTAGAGAATATTGGTTTCTTTCATCAATAACAACGAAATATAATCAATGGGAAGCATTTACCCTAGCCGAGACAGTTTTAAAATAGAGCATTGCAGTTAACAATCCAACAAAAAACGCTGTTGATAATTTTACAATAGCGTTTTTCACTGTGAAATTAGAGCAGAAATTATATGACTTTTCTTATGTTTGCACTTCAAAATGGAACCCGTTAATATACATCTTGGATTTCTCTTTTTGATAAACAATCAAATAAAGGGGCAGTATAGTTAAAGAAGGAACTTAAGAATAATTGTAAAACCTAAAATTAAAAGACAGACAGGAGTTGGATACGATGATAAAAGGTTTCGGAGGAGTATTTTGGAGAACTGGGAATCTTGATGTTGTGAAAAAATGGTACAGTGAAGTGTTGAAGATTGAAATAGACAATTGGAATGGGACTATTATTAAACCCCATTTAGGAAATGAAACTGCCTTTTCTTTCTTTACTGAAGATGACCCCTACTTCCCAACAGAACAACAAGTGATGTTAAATTTCCAAGTACATGATCTAAACGAGACTATTAAGCATCTTGAATATATTGGTGTACCTCTTGCGAAGGAAAAAGAGATTAGTGAATATGGAAAGTTTATTTGGATTAAAGATCCTGATGGTCGACTGGTCGAGCTCTGGGAGAAATAGCGGGTTGTTGTAACCGTCAAGTAGAATTGAGCAGTTTTCACAAATTAAGTTTGATCAATTTTCCACAATTAAGTTTGAGCACTTACTTCGGGAAACAAAGTCTTTCTGTACTTCATACGCATACTTTCTTCGTCTTCTCCGAAGGAAATCACCTCACTTCGATGTAGAAGGCGATCCAATATAGCGGTTGTCAGTGAGGTATCTCCTAAAAATTTACCCCATTCATTTGGACCCTTATTCGAAGTTAATATAAATGCGGTTTTATCATACATGTCATATATAAACTGGAAAAACAGGCTTGCTTCCTTTGGATCTACAGTCATATACATAACATCATCAATAATTATTAAATCTGATGTTGTAATACGTTTATAGCGTGTCTTTGATTTACTAACGTAATCACTGCTTTTTAAAATATATATTAGTTCTCCCATTGAAACGAAGGTCACTTGATATCCATGTTCAATAGCCAAAGTGCCTAGTCCTACGGACAAATGTGTTTTGCCTGTCCCAGGTGGGCCCATTAGAATTAGGGTAAACATCTCTTCAATCCAATTTAAATCTTTTAATAATTTAAACTGTCTCTCGCCAATCGCATTTTGTTCTTCCAGTCGATAATCTGCCAGTGTTTTTGGATAGGGAAAGTCTGCCCATTGCATTAGTCGATGAATGGTCTTTTTTTCTCTGCACACCATTTCATGGGTAAGGAGTTCATTAATAAACTCGTGATAAGTCCAACTGCCCGATTCTGCATTACGCAAAAGAGCGGGAAGCTCTTTTGCGGTTTCAGCGAGTCTCAAGGTTCTACATTTTTCTTGTAATAGTTCAATAGGAGAGGTCATGACCTTTTACCCCCAGATAATAAATCGGTGTAGTAATCTTCTGATCGTTCTGCTGCCTTATATTCTTGATATTTTGGTGAATTGGTAATTACTTCTTTTACTTGCATCTGTGATTCTTTATGTAGCGTGAAAGCGACATCTCTGAAGTCATTAGCACTAATCATATGCAAAGTTTTCACAGTTTCCAGCGCTTCATTTATATGCTCTGGATGATTTCGAATGACCATTTGTAATACTTTCAACTGGTCTAATAAGTGTCTTGGATACTTCTTATTCAATTCATCTAAAAACCAACAAATCAATTCTTTATTAGAAAACCTAATCACAATTTCGTCTCTCAATAGCGTTTTCTTTGGACTTGGTTTCTTATGATGAGTTGGATCATAAACTAATTGTCCTTTCGAACTACAGAGTAAATGTCTCGCGATTAATTCTCCAGATGTCTGTAATCGAATATTTAGGTGGTCATCTGTGGTTACTTCTAAATATGCCATGTTTTTAGTTTTCGCATCGTACGTACCTGTAGGTACGGAATAACGATTGGATTCAAAGCGTATGACATTGTCCTTTTGAATTGTTCTTGTTATACTTTCTATTAGGGAATTCTCGAAAGAGAATTTTGAAGAGACTTTTCTTAAGTGCAGTTTTTCGACTGTATGCACTTCAGAAGGTCTTTTTTTTGTATTATGATGCACTTTGTAGTTTCCGGTTCTCTCAAGCCATTGAATGGCTTGTTGATTCCACAAATGGATGTCTTGAAACTCACGATTCTTCATGAAGTTATGCTTCACGAACTTGACGACTTGTTCTATTTTCCCTTTTGATTCGGGATCGCTTTTTCTACATAAATAAATAGAAAATTTTCTTAGTTTACGGTAATTATCAAATTCCTTGGTAAATAATAAGTCACCCGCATTTTCACTTACAGCTAGTAAAGCATCTTGGTCATATACCATTTCTTCAGGCATGCCTCCAAAAAACTCAAAAGCATTTTCATGACAGCGGACTAAATCTCTTGTATGGAAATGTCTATCTAAGAATTCAATGTACTTATACCTAGAATTGGATAATACAAACCCAATAAAATAAAGCCTTCTTCTCTTTCCGTCATTACAAGTCACCAAATCTTGACCGAAATCTACTTGTGCTTGAAAACCCATCGGACTATCCGGAACTGCTTCATAAACTCTTTGTTCAGACACTTTTGGTATATGATATGCAGCACGTAACTCATTCACATAATTCCTAGTAGTATTCTCCACAATATTATCTTCATTCAACCCCTGATTCTCTTTCAACCAGTCGTAGACCTGGGCACTACTCATATCAGGATATTTCTTCAACCATCCAACAATGACATCCCTGTAGGGATCCAACTTCTTTTTACGTGATTGTAAGGAGACTAAATAATCCTCAAATTCTTCAGATGTACTCTTTAGATATTTAGAAACGGTATTTCTTGAAATGTCCAACTTTCTCGCAATTGCCGACTTAGAAAAGCCCATTTCGGATAACTCGCAGATTTTCATATAAATCATGATTTTCTTCACTCCAGTTTCCTCACTTCCTTTTACAAGTTTAGTATAAAGGAAGTGAATTATTTAGAGGAAAACTGCTCAATCTTATTTGTGGAAAACTGCTCACTTTAGTTTATCGTTTACAGTTGTGATCATTTGCTGTTAAGCTATCGAGTTTAGTTTAACATGATCATCATTTCGAGGGACTATTTTTATGTCCAAAACATCAAGAAGATTTCGGCAATAAAGTGTGAAATGTTACACTTCAACAAACGAAGCTGGTTAATTGAACAGTGTTGTTTAACTTGTATTCAACAATCGGACCACTTTATTGAACAAGGATATTTTCTGTTTTTAGCGAATTAGAATTACAAACAAACTTATCCGGAATGCGGAATGTTGCGAAAAAACAGGAACATAGGAGGAATGAGATTTGAAGATCCATAGAATAGATCATGTGGGTGTAATTGTAAATGATCTCTATGCGGCAAAAGATTTTTTCCTCGATTTTGGCCTTGAGGTACAAGGGGAATGGGAAATGGAAGGAGAGTTGATAAATCAGGTATTTGGGCTTAATGACGTTAAAGTAGCATGTGTGGGATTGGGAACGCCAGACGGTCAGGTATGGATAGAGCTAATCAAATTTTATAATCCGTTAGATGAAAGAGAAATTCAGCAACCTTTTGCAAATACTCTGGGGATCCGACATATTGCATTTACTGTTGAAGATATTGAAGCTGTTGTTACCAAGTTAAAAAAGAAAGGTACGAAAATCTTTAGTGAGATACTACAATATGAAGAAAGTTATAAGTTATGCTACTGTAGTGGGCCAGAAGGAATTATTTTAGAATTGGCGGAGCAAATCAAATAAATTATAGGTAATTAATAGTTATGATCCAATAATTGATAGATTTTGATGGACCGCCAGTCAAATATGTAATCACGTCGATAAAGTTGTTCCTACAATCAGATGCATTGATGCTTAGATAAAAACCGATTTACGCACATTACAGGAGATGATAGTAGATGGAGAAAATTAGAGCAATTTTTATTGGTGATGTTAGATTTGACCAATGTCCAGTCTTTGAACTAAATACGGAAACAAACTATTTTGAAATGCTAATCGATAAAGAAATGAGATATGAAAAAGAATGTGTAGAGGAAGATGATGACTTCTTAATTATTAAAGTGAAAAATGATATTGCAACATTAGTAGAGGAATAAATTATAGTCTTTTAATAAGTGAATTAGATTTTTATGATAAAGTACAAAGAGGATTATGAAAAAATAAATAAGTGGAAAGTACAAATAGGAAAGAGGGGATTGAAAATGGATGTAAAATATCCAATTGGAAAATTACAAGTTCCTAAAAAAGTAACCGTAGAAAGTATTCAAGAATGGCTAAAGGAAATCGAAACGTACACGATACGATTAAGAGAAACGGTTGACTCATTAAATGATGAGGAATTAAGCAGAACATATCGTGATGGTAGCTGGACAGTTCGTCAACTTGTTCATCACATTGCAGATTCTCAGCTGAACATGTATCAACGTTTGAAGTTGGCTTTAACAGATGAAAATCCAACAGTACCAGCTTTCGATCAAGAAAAGTGGGCTATTCAACCGGATACAAAGCTTCCTGTAGAAAGTTCGATTAAAATGCTAGAAGGTATAAATGAGCGTATCGTATCTTTAGGAGATAGTTTAACCGAAGAGCAATTAGATCGAACTTTTACTCACCAGGAAAACGGTGAAATAACAGTTGCGACAAAAGTTGCCAAATTAGCTTGGCACGAAGAACACCACTTAGCCCATATAAAAATTGCATTATCAAAATAACACAATATGTATGGAAATGGCTTATCGAACTTCGATAAGCCATTTTTTAAAGGTAAGGAATAATTACAGAAATTCAGATGTACCAGTTAATTATATTATTGAGAAGTAGCTAAACGGACTACCGAAGCACGCCATAAGTGACTAAGTTGACCGATTAAATTCTTAGTTGTGTGATATTAGTCCCTTTCCTGCATAATTTAGGCGGAATAAGGGAAAGTAATGAAAGACAGTATTTAAAGAGAACACAGCCCTATTAAAAAAGCATAAATTATCGTGTTATTCTAGTCGTAAAGATGATTCGACTGTATGAGTAGGTTTTCTATACGATAGCCCCAAAAAATATAGAAAGGTGATGAATAGGATGGGTGTACATCAATATTTTAAAAGCTTATCTGATTTAGAACAAATTATTCGTTGTCCAGGAAAGTTCAAATTTCAGGAGCATTCCGTCGCCAGTCATTCATTTAAGGTAACAAAAATTGCTCAATTTCTTGGAACAGTCGAAGAGGAATCTGGTCAGAAAGTAAATTGGAGAATCTTATATGAAAAGGCATTGAATCATGATTACGCGGAACTTTTTACAGGAGATATAAAGACGCCTGTAAAATATGCTTCGAAAGAGTTGAAGCAACTATTCAGTGA of the Sporosarcina sp. FSL K6-1508 genome contains:
- a CDS encoding YrvL family regulatory protein gives rise to the protein MGGTANINKIKTIVICTSIVLIILLSITFFEYLFLRLLGFQYNSMGALVFFFVMYVFLEIPLSFITNAIPKSLKSVGIIQSSKGWLSFFLNTGLTFALIQLLDTFMVNITITWQGSLIFALISGLIGLKLKEKDEEPPIIDSEEFKDIGNRFNFKK
- a CDS encoding NUDIX hydrolase, encoding MFIVNVEGAIYKNEKWLLIRRSEKEEHAGGLLSLVGGKVEEEGTSSDILERTLKREITEEVGIEVSNLRYVNSSSFVTDSGINVVDIVFLCDHESGEAFAKSPDEVDDVIWMTTQQILSNSNLPIYLKENIKLAEKLINNNKVAIS
- a CDS encoding serine hydrolase, which produces MNKNFTVLLILALSMFFTETIYANELTTPSGISLSDVELFVDDYVNEYIGETTAGASIVILKDNKVVLSKGYGYGDIENQIKINPNTAVFEWGSVSKLFVWVSVMQLVEQGKIDLDEDINSYLPQGFLTKLTYDDPITMLDLMNHTAGFEENIFDTGYATESPVKSLEEGLKIAEPNQVYRPGKVVAYSNYSTSLAAYIVQLITEQDFNEYVDEHIFQKLGILDSTAYLSLGRNEQITKNKVNGYELIEKGSFKLSTPYYMSMYPSGGINGTAQDLAKFAMALMPQSDNENVLFEDENTLVTMLSQSYAINKNVPGIAHGFWEYDGKFKGLTHGGNTVSFSSNFHIVPEENFAVIIVTNQASEYDISYGLTKELVGEKEIDEGKLADLPNSQITEGKYLTTRRMKNGFLNLYYYLQPLTVKSPNANEIEVSLAGMKANYVQTSPNVYKMTNGSTMFIPTNVLYFSIKDGEVKQISTSISDYLPFDKSISWLSISAILFIYCLVYFSAAPFVLIVISILNWRRKKPSIKIKKWVYLLNIVGTAFIVNIILLAIRMLSNSDRGYFEVFPHIVANYVLTIVSLVFIIFILVNWKKATLTKFQRAIYFLSIVTIVILIFLLITWQFYS
- a CDS encoding VOC family protein, giving the protein MIKGFGGVFWRTGNLDVVKKWYSEVLKIEIDNWNGTIIKPHLGNETAFSFFTEDDPYFPTEQQVMLNFQVHDLNETIKHLEYIGVPLAKEKEISEYGKFIWIKDPDGRLVELWEK
- the istB gene encoding IS21-like element helper ATPase IstB codes for the protein MTSPIELLQEKCRTLRLAETAKELPALLRNAESGSWTYHEFINELLTHEMVCREKKTIHRLMQWADFPYPKTLADYRLEEQNAIGERQFKLLKDLNWIEEMFTLILMGPPGTGKTHLSVGLGTLAIEHGYQVTFVSMGELIYILKSSDYVSKSKTRYKRITTSDLIIIDDVMYMTVDPKEASLFFQFIYDMYDKTAFILTSNKGPNEWGKFLGDTSLTTAILDRLLHRSEVISFGEDEESMRMKYRKTLFPEVSAQT
- the istA gene encoding IS21 family transposase, with protein sequence MKKIMIYMKICELSEMGFSKSAIARKLDISRNTVSKYLKSTSEEFEDYLVSLQSRKKKLDPYRDVIVGWLKKYPDMSSAQVYDWLKENQGLNEDNIVENTTRNYVNELRAAYHIPKVSEQRVYEAVPDSPMGFQAQVDFGQDLVTCNDGKRRRLYFIGFVLSNSRYKYIEFLDRHFHTRDLVRCHENAFEFFGGMPEEMVYDQDALLAVSENAGDLLFTKEFDNYRKLRKFSIYLCRKSDPESKGKIEQVVKFVKHNFMKNREFQDIHLWNQQAIQWLERTGNYKVHHNTKKRPSEVHTVEKLHLRKVSSKFSFENSLIESITRTIQKDNVIRFESNRYSVPTGTYDAKTKNMAYLEVTTDDHLNIRLQTSGELIARHLLCSSKGQLVYDPTHHKKPSPKKTLLRDEIVIRFSNKELICWFLDELNKKYPRHLLDQLKVLQMVIRNHPEHINEALETVKTLHMISANDFRDVAFTLHKESQMQVKEVITNSPKYQEYKAAERSEDYYTDLLSGGKRS
- a CDS encoding VOC family protein, whose product is MKIHRIDHVGVIVNDLYAAKDFFLDFGLEVQGEWEMEGELINQVFGLNDVKVACVGLGTPDGQVWIELIKFYNPLDEREIQQPFANTLGIRHIAFTVEDIEAVVTKLKKKGTKIFSEILQYEESYKLCYCSGPEGIILELAEQIK
- a CDS encoding YfiT family bacillithiol transferase yields the protein MDVKYPIGKLQVPKKVTVESIQEWLKEIETYTIRLRETVDSLNDEELSRTYRDGSWTVRQLVHHIADSQLNMYQRLKLALTDENPTVPAFDQEKWAIQPDTKLPVESSIKMLEGINERIVSLGDSLTEEQLDRTFTHQENGEITVATKVAKLAWHEEHHLAHIKIALSK